A window of Mucilaginibacter sp. PAMC 26640 contains these coding sequences:
- a CDS encoding DeoR family transcriptional regulator, with protein sequence MNFQKRKQKIFDALKTDGEADIKKLAVELNMAEITIRRDLNQLAADGLLYRTHGGATKIDPNEKPHAFVNKTAQNAVVKDEICRIAAAEIIDGDRIFMDCGSTVFRLCQFIKHKKIKVITNSLPVVYELQNSKVSINIIGGELDAERQAVHGSVAAEHIARYRATKAFLGVDGISLNGLFANSEKEASITTAFIANSHFTYLLCDSAKIGKETYLNFAPLNKINAIITNGTADQLQGFGEQGVAVFNVK encoded by the coding sequence ATGAACTTTCAAAAGCGAAAGCAAAAAATATTTGATGCTTTAAAAACAGATGGCGAGGCAGATATTAAGAAGCTTGCTGTTGAACTGAATATGGCTGAGATTACCATCCGCAGGGATTTAAATCAATTGGCGGCCGACGGCCTTCTTTATCGAACCCACGGTGGAGCCACAAAGATTGATCCTAATGAAAAGCCTCATGCTTTCGTCAATAAGACTGCTCAAAATGCAGTTGTAAAAGACGAGATTTGCCGAATTGCCGCCGCCGAAATTATTGATGGCGATCGTATATTTATGGACTGCGGTAGTACGGTTTTTCGCCTTTGCCAGTTCATTAAACATAAGAAGATAAAGGTGATAACCAATTCGTTGCCTGTGGTTTATGAATTGCAGAATAGCAAAGTTAGTATTAATATCATTGGCGGGGAATTAGATGCAGAAAGGCAAGCTGTACATGGGAGCGTAGCTGCTGAACACATAGCCCGCTACCGCGCTACAAAAGCATTCCTTGGAGTGGATGGCATTTCACTAAACGGACTGTTTGCCAACAGCGAGAAAGAGGCGAGCATTACCACCGCATTTATCGCCAACAGCCACTTCACCTATTTGCTTTGCGACTCGGCAAAAATCGGTAAAGAAACCTATTTAAACTTTGCCCCACTGAACAAGATAAATGCAATAATCACCAACGGCACTGCAGATCAGCTACAAGGCTTTGGAGAGCAGGGAGTTGCTGTGTTTAATGTTAAATAG
- a CDS encoding GDP-mannose pyrophosphatase encodes MKSIKILKTDLLSDNWYKLNKITFEATQKDGSIITQEREAYDRGNGATILLYNREQASVVLTKQFRLPTFINGNETGMMIETCAGLLDNDQPEECIRRETEEETGYKIKSVQKVFEVYMSPGSVTEILHFFVAEYHKDMKVNDGGGAEHEQENIEVLEMSFNAALDMIKTGEIRDAKTIILLQHAQINNLLL; translated from the coding sequence ATGAAAAGTATCAAAATTCTTAAAACCGATTTGCTTTCTGATAATTGGTATAAATTGAATAAAATCACTTTTGAGGCTACCCAAAAAGACGGCAGTATCATTACCCAGGAACGGGAAGCCTATGATCGCGGAAACGGCGCTACCATCCTGCTATATAACCGGGAACAGGCATCTGTTGTGCTGACAAAGCAATTTAGGCTACCAACCTTCATCAATGGTAACGAAACAGGAATGATGATAGAAACCTGTGCCGGCCTGCTGGACAATGACCAACCGGAAGAATGCATCAGGCGTGAAACAGAGGAGGAAACCGGTTACAAAATCAAATCGGTACAAAAAGTATTTGAAGTGTATATGTCGCCCGGCTCGGTAACAGAAATTCTGCATTTTTTTGTGGCCGAATACCACAAGGATATGAAAGTAAACGACGGCGGTGGCGCTGAACACGAACAGGAGAATATTGAAGTGCTGGAAATGTCCTTTAATGCTGCCCTCGATATGATCAAAACCGGCGAGATCCGTGATGCTAAAACCATCATACTATTACAGCATGCACAGATCAACAATCTATTATTGTAA